A genomic stretch from Candidatus Hydrogenedentota bacterium includes:
- a CDS encoding PIN domain-containing protein — translation MLGYLLDTDTVSFALRIRGLITDRLVRLSPSQIHLSSLTLAELRYGAEKKGSKKLDGIIDSFIKTVTVLPFDASAATRYGVIAAILAKRGEPIGVIDTLIAAHAIATGLTLVTNNTKHFARVPGLRLENWR, via the coding sequence ATGTTGGGGTACTTACTGGATACGGACACGGTCAGCTTCGCGCTGCGAATTCGAGGTCTCATCACGGATCGACTCGTCCGCCTTTCTCCGTCTCAAATTCACTTAAGTTCTTTGACGCTTGCCGAACTACGGTATGGGGCCGAAAAGAAAGGCTCGAAGAAACTGGACGGCATCATCGATAGCTTTATCAAAACCGTGACCGTATTACCTTTCGACGCTTCCGCGGCTACTCGTTACGGCGTAATAGCGGCAATTCTCGCCAAACGAGGTGAACCCATCGGAGTAATAGACACGCTGATCGCCGCGCACGCCATCGCTACCGGGTTGACGCTGGTGACCAACAATACAAAGCACTTCGCTCGCGTACCGGGTCTACGGTTGGAGAATTGGCGGTAA
- the ftsZ gene encoding cell division protein FtsZ: protein MPIGITDELRTFDQQAVIKVCGIGGGGGNAVGRMIEAGLKEVEFITINTDAQALKHSPAGTRLQIGDVGLGAGARPEMGQQAALEDRERIHDVLRGADMIFLTAGMGGGTGTGASPIVAEVAKETGALTVAIVTLPFQFEGRNRHDNALKGLTALEPHVDALIVVPNDRLSLLCHENISFLNAFRLADEVLHNGVRAISELITTTGLINLDFADVRTIMSNSGRALMGIGSAEDDKRAVRAAQEAIVCPLLEKSSIDGAIGVIVNIKGGSDMSMREVHEAVTTVQKAAHPNANIIFGAIIEDEPRPDIQVTVIAAGFPYEAVQPRPQQYDNSVSLTFEVDESMAPPPLPRMEEPPRKSAPVVAHQEQFAFEEPITHHEEERLPDSVLPFIPREPEEDMGIPAFMRKRIRKT from the coding sequence ATGCCAATCGGAATCACGGACGAACTTCGGACGTTTGACCAGCAGGCGGTCATCAAGGTCTGCGGCATCGGCGGGGGCGGCGGTAACGCCGTTGGCCGCATGATTGAGGCCGGCCTGAAGGAAGTGGAGTTCATCACCATCAACACTGACGCGCAAGCGTTGAAGCATTCGCCCGCGGGCACGCGCCTGCAGATCGGCGACGTAGGACTCGGCGCGGGCGCCAGGCCGGAGATGGGCCAGCAAGCCGCATTGGAAGACCGCGAACGGATTCACGACGTGCTGCGCGGCGCGGACATGATCTTCCTTACGGCAGGCATGGGCGGAGGAACGGGTACCGGTGCGTCGCCTATCGTTGCGGAAGTTGCGAAAGAGACCGGCGCGCTGACGGTCGCGATCGTCACGCTACCTTTCCAGTTTGAAGGAAGGAACCGCCACGACAACGCGTTGAAAGGCCTGACCGCGCTCGAACCGCACGTCGACGCCCTCATCGTCGTTCCGAATGACCGCCTGTCGCTGCTGTGCCACGAGAACATCTCGTTTCTGAACGCGTTCCGATTGGCCGACGAAGTGCTACACAATGGCGTGCGCGCGATTTCCGAACTCATTACGACGACCGGACTGATTAACCTGGACTTCGCGGACGTGCGGACGATCATGTCGAACAGCGGCCGTGCGCTCATGGGCATCGGTTCGGCGGAGGACGATAAGCGCGCAGTCCGCGCGGCGCAGGAAGCGATCGTTTGCCCATTGCTCGAGAAATCGAGCATTGACGGCGCGATCGGGGTCATCGTAAACATCAAGGGCGGTAGCGACATGAGCATGCGGGAGGTGCACGAGGCCGTTACCACGGTGCAGAAAGCCGCGCACCCGAATGCGAACATTATCTTCGGCGCAATCATCGAAGACGAGCCGCGTCCGGACATTCAGGTGACGGTCATTGCGGCGGGCTTCCCGTACGAAGCCGTGCAGCCGCGGCCGCAGCAGTACGACAACTCGGTATCGCTGACGTTTGAAGTGGACGAATCGATGGCGCCGCCCCCGCTGCCCAGGATGGAGGAGCCGCCGCGCAAGTCGGCGCCGGTTGTGGCGCACCAGGAACAGTTCGCCTTCGAAGAACCGATCACGCACCACGAGGAGGAACGCCTGCCCGACAGTGTGCTACCGTTTATCCCGCGCGAGCCGGAAGAGGACATGGGCATCCCGGCATTCATGCGAAAAAGGATTCGTAAAACGTGA
- a CDS encoding enoyl-CoA hydratase, which yields MSFDEIQYDVADCIATITLNRPDKLNAWTFKMEAEYKRAMADAEQRDDVRAIIVTGAGRGFCAGADMSLLNSVMGGDVDTSDVDANAPLPGTGPGTPEDFQKQYSFPPAIGKPIIAAINGHAMGIGLVHTLYCDFRIAGDKAKFGTAFAQRGLIAEYGIAWLLPRIVGIENAMDLLYTARIIDADEALRMGLVSRVVPNDDLLNTARAFAAQLATLSSPRSLRVMKRQVWHALFNRLGPSVDLAMTEMMESFASDDFREGVMAFMEKRPPQFTGK from the coding sequence ATGTCCTTCGACGAAATCCAATATGACGTGGCCGATTGTATCGCAACCATCACACTCAACCGGCCAGACAAACTGAACGCATGGACGTTCAAGATGGAGGCAGAGTACAAGCGCGCGATGGCCGACGCTGAGCAGCGGGACGACGTGCGCGCAATCATCGTGACGGGAGCCGGCCGCGGGTTTTGCGCGGGCGCGGACATGAGCCTGCTGAACAGCGTGATGGGCGGCGACGTGGATACGTCCGACGTCGATGCCAACGCTCCATTGCCCGGAACAGGACCGGGCACTCCGGAGGATTTTCAAAAGCAATACTCGTTTCCCCCGGCCATCGGCAAACCGATCATCGCCGCAATCAACGGCCACGCAATGGGCATCGGCCTCGTCCACACCCTCTACTGCGATTTCCGCATCGCCGGCGACAAGGCAAAGTTCGGCACGGCGTTCGCCCAGCGAGGCCTGATCGCCGAGTACGGCATTGCCTGGCTCCTGCCGCGCATCGTCGGCATCGAAAACGCCATGGACCTGCTCTATACGGCGCGCATTATCGATGCGGACGAGGCGTTGCGCATGGGCCTGGTAAGCCGCGTCGTTCCGAACGACGATCTCCTCAACACAGCGCGCGCCTTCGCAGCGCAACTAGCTACACTGTCGTCCCCGCGCTCGCTCCGGGTCATGAAACGCCAAGTCTGGCACGCGCTCTTCAATCGCCTCGGCCCCAGCGTCGACCTCGCCATGACCGAAATGATGGAAAGCTTCGCCTCGGACGACTTCCGCGAGGGCGTCATGGCGTTTATGGAGAAGCGTCCGCCACAGTTCACGGGGAAGTAG
- a CDS encoding FAD-dependent oxidoreductase codes for MLICLLAPPLVEAQTFDVVVVGATPGGVSAAVAAARLGHSVALAEYRNHVGGMSASGLGKSDITKADAIGGQWDEFVGRVYKHYVDTYGPESDQVLKCEKGYYYEPSVAERIFLDMLTEQRRITVLTGHRLDEVVRHDRTVTAVRVTNRKTGKVRELRGKVFIDATYEGDLAAYAGARYRLGRESRAEFDEPHAGVIYMDHKTRSLLPGTTGEGDDRLVAYTYRLCLTTDPAKRVMPSQPPDYDRARYLNYLLDLKLGRIDSVVLAFSIGEIPNRKYDANMKPWPLGFPFAEENAGYVEANWEKREEIEARLRNITMGLFYFMQNDPEVPEKDRELARTYGFSSDEFSDNENFPWALYVREARRVVGEYTLSERDLTFAPGSMRAPVHADAISAGEFPIDSFPTRKYEPGHETALEGYILMLRQYTQAYQIPYRVMIPKGVEGLIVPVPCSATHVAFSSVRLEPTWMSLGQAAGVAAHLAIKKDVTLRAVSIESLQRMLVEQGQVLTYFDDLPKDHLAFKACQLLGTKGVFSDYRARIDEPLTVSDGNAAVSALFPDSELEDVAGDTKQPITRAQWAERCMAIGKQYGLAYNEGNNAGLSDSDGISRGEAFADLYDQLVRKLP; via the coding sequence ATGTTGATTTGTCTGCTCGCACCACCGCTCGTGGAAGCGCAGACGTTCGATGTCGTGGTTGTCGGCGCAACGCCGGGGGGTGTCTCCGCGGCGGTGGCGGCTGCCCGACTGGGCCACAGTGTGGCCCTGGCGGAATACCGCAATCACGTGGGCGGGATGAGCGCCAGCGGACTCGGTAAATCCGATATCACCAAAGCGGACGCCATTGGCGGGCAGTGGGACGAGTTTGTGGGACGCGTATACAAACACTATGTAGACACCTACGGCCCGGAATCCGATCAGGTGCTCAAATGTGAGAAGGGATACTACTACGAGCCGTCCGTGGCAGAAAGAATTTTTCTGGACATGCTCACGGAACAGCGTCGCATCACCGTATTGACTGGACACCGCCTCGATGAAGTCGTCCGGCATGATCGGACCGTCACCGCCGTGCGCGTGACGAATCGCAAAACCGGCAAGGTGCGCGAACTGCGCGGCAAAGTCTTCATTGACGCCACGTATGAGGGTGACCTCGCCGCGTATGCGGGTGCTCGCTATCGCCTCGGCCGTGAATCGCGCGCGGAATTTGACGAGCCGCATGCCGGCGTAATCTACATGGACCACAAAACGCGCTCGCTGTTGCCCGGCACAACGGGCGAGGGTGACGACCGGCTCGTCGCGTATACGTATCGGTTGTGCCTTACCACCGATCCGGCGAAGCGCGTGATGCCGTCGCAGCCGCCGGATTACGATCGCGCGCGATATCTGAATTATCTTCTCGATCTGAAACTCGGCCGGATCGATTCCGTCGTTCTGGCGTTCTCCATCGGAGAGATTCCAAACCGGAAATACGACGCGAACATGAAGCCGTGGCCGCTTGGGTTTCCCTTCGCGGAAGAAAACGCAGGGTATGTCGAAGCAAACTGGGAGAAGCGCGAAGAGATAGAGGCGCGTCTGCGCAACATCACCATGGGCCTCTTCTACTTTATGCAAAATGACCCAGAGGTGCCCGAGAAGGACCGGGAACTTGCGCGCACCTACGGCTTTTCTTCGGACGAGTTTAGCGATAACGAGAACTTTCCGTGGGCGTTGTACGTGCGCGAAGCGCGGCGAGTCGTCGGCGAATACACATTGAGCGAAAGGGACCTGACATTCGCGCCGGGTTCGATGCGCGCGCCGGTGCATGCGGACGCGATCAGCGCGGGCGAGTTCCCCATCGATTCGTTTCCCACCCGGAAGTACGAGCCGGGTCACGAGACAGCGCTCGAGGGATACATTCTGATGCTGCGCCAGTACACGCAAGCGTATCAGATTCCCTATCGCGTCATGATTCCAAAAGGCGTCGAAGGTCTAATCGTTCCGGTGCCGTGCAGCGCGACGCACGTTGCATTTTCATCAGTTCGCCTTGAGCCTACGTGGATGAGTCTCGGTCAGGCCGCCGGCGTCGCCGCGCACCTGGCTATCAAAAAGGACGTCACACTGCGTGCAGTTTCCATTGAGAGTTTGCAGCGCATGCTTGTCGAACAGGGACAAGTGCTGACCTACTTTGACGACCTTCCGAAAGACCATCTGGCCTTCAAGGCGTGTCAATTGTTGGGAACAAAAGGCGTGTTTTCCGACTACCGCGCACGCATCGATGAGCCGCTAACCGTGTCCGATGGCAACGCGGCAGTTAGCGCGCTATTTCCCGATTCTGAGCTTGAGGATGTAGCGGGTGACACGAAACAGCCGATAACACGCGCGCAGTGGGCTGAACGATGCATGGCAATCGGAAAGCAATATGGCCTTGCGTACAACGAGGGAAATAACGCAGGGCTGTCGGATAGCGATGGAATATCGCGCGGCGAGGCATTCGCGGACTTGTACGATCAGCTCGTGAGAAAACTGCCGTAG
- a CDS encoding UDP-N-acetylmuramate--L-alanine ligase, translating into MTGLKRKVHFVGVGGIGMSGLAEILLNLGYDVSGSDLQASEITDRLQEYGLTFKEGHEASQIGDAAILVISAAVKSDNPEVAAARERGTPVIQRSELLADLMRLKPHAIAVGGTHGKTTTTSMISAILDHANIGATSIVGGILHRSGTNARWGTGDYLVAEADEHDGSFLRLHPTISVVTSVDAEHLEYYGTLDRIQRAFTRFCNMVPFYGFSIVCWDDANTRAFHSAIDSVCVTYGTGEGANVRGGNATLVVPDKSKSKASQLAELRTRIDVYSDDTRINGKGKLGTLTVNAVGEHNVRNALAACTVGLCLGMKFGQISDGLKVYDGVQRRLQVCGEYKGITVVEDYAHHPTEIASTLEAVRWVEPKRVIAVFQPHLFSRTKFFSSEFASVLTKFDRAIVTPIYASREAPMPGVDSGLIVDEARREGATHVELVNDVASVPMQLASSLREGDVVLILGAGNINKIAAPLLDEVRKR; encoded by the coding sequence GTGACAGGTCTGAAGCGGAAAGTGCACTTCGTCGGCGTCGGCGGCATCGGCATGAGCGGGCTGGCCGAGATTCTCCTGAATCTCGGGTACGACGTTTCCGGCTCGGACCTCCAGGCCTCCGAAATAACCGACCGGCTTCAGGAGTACGGCCTCACTTTTAAGGAAGGCCATGAAGCGTCGCAGATCGGCGACGCAGCGATCCTCGTCATCTCCGCGGCGGTGAAAAGCGACAACCCTGAAGTGGCCGCGGCTCGAGAGCGCGGCACGCCCGTAATCCAACGTAGCGAACTTCTCGCCGATCTCATGCGCCTTAAGCCGCACGCGATCGCCGTCGGTGGCACGCACGGCAAGACGACAACCACGTCGATGATCAGTGCGATTCTCGATCATGCCAACATAGGCGCAACGAGCATTGTTGGCGGCATTCTGCACCGCAGCGGCACGAACGCGCGGTGGGGGACGGGCGACTATCTCGTGGCGGAGGCGGACGAACACGACGGATCGTTCCTGCGGCTGCACCCGACGATTAGCGTCGTGACGAGCGTGGATGCGGAACACCTTGAATACTATGGCACGCTGGACAGAATCCAGCGCGCGTTCACGAGATTCTGCAACATGGTGCCGTTTTACGGGTTTTCGATCGTCTGCTGGGACGATGCGAACACGCGCGCATTTCACAGCGCGATCGACAGCGTGTGCGTGACGTACGGCACGGGCGAGGGCGCGAACGTGCGCGGCGGCAACGCGACGCTCGTCGTGCCGGACAAATCCAAATCGAAGGCTTCGCAACTTGCCGAATTGCGCACACGCATTGACGTATACAGCGACGACACGCGCATCAACGGCAAAGGGAAGCTGGGCACGCTCACCGTCAACGCCGTCGGAGAACACAATGTGCGCAACGCTCTCGCGGCGTGTACCGTTGGCCTTTGCCTTGGTATGAAGTTTGGCCAGATATCCGATGGGCTAAAGGTGTACGACGGTGTGCAACGGCGCCTGCAGGTGTGCGGCGAGTACAAGGGCATTACGGTCGTTGAGGACTACGCACACCACCCGACCGAAATCGCGAGTACGCTTGAAGCGGTGCGCTGGGTCGAGCCGAAGCGCGTCATCGCGGTGTTTCAACCTCACCTGTTCAGCCGCACGAAGTTTTTCTCCAGCGAGTTTGCATCGGTGCTTACGAAGTTCGACCGTGCAATCGTTACTCCGATTTACGCGTCGCGCGAGGCGCCGATGCCCGGCGTCGATTCCGGCCTGATTGTGGACGAAGCGCGCCGCGAAGGCGCGACGCACGTCGAACTCGTGAACGACGTGGCGTCTGTCCCGATGCAGCTTGCGTCGTCGCTGCGGGAGGGTGACGTGGTCCTCATTCTCGGTGCTGGCAATATCAACAAGATAGCCGCGCCACTGTTGGATGAAGTGAGGAAACGCTGA
- a CDS encoding AbrB/MazE/SpoVT family DNA-binding domain-containing protein — protein sequence MKKQRARVFQTGGSQAIRLPKEYRFKESEVLIHREGRKVIIEPVDEWPEEFLKCLGAWHEDIPRPKQQKLTDVRNPLE from the coding sequence ATGAAGAAGCAGCGCGCAAGAGTTTTCCAGACTGGTGGAAGCCAGGCAATTCGATTGCCGAAGGAATACCGCTTCAAAGAATCCGAGGTCCTCATCCATCGCGAAGGGCGAAAAGTGATCATTGAACCCGTCGACGAGTGGCCGGAGGAGTTTCTGAAATGTCTTGGGGCGTGGCACGAGGACATCCCGCGACCAAAACAGCAGAAACTGACTGACGTTCGCAATCCCCTCGAGTGA
- a CDS encoding PilT/PilU family type 4a pilus ATPase, translating into MTLVEQLLQRAIDKDASDVHIKSDGPPYFRIDGDLIPRKRELSAVEVQTILDQILTPTQKDVLERQGEVDLALDHPKLGRFRVNVFHQRGTNSIVMRRIKSVIPSFEELHLPPAIERLTRLHRGLVLFTGTTGSGKSTSLAAIIDYINERRKCHVVTIEDPIEYTHRDKLSVVNQREIHIDTTSFSTALRAVMRQDPDVILVGEMRDLDTFQAAISATETGHLVFTTLHTTNAMQTVDRIVDLFPTNQQDQVRSQLSMNLKAIVCQRLLPRATGGGRVPACEILFVSPGVQKLIKENRLDKIPTAIQQGREDGSQSFNDSLFALIKAKLITLDCAMEVSDNPAQLNLMMQGITLAHMRGGILGEV; encoded by the coding sequence GTGACCCTCGTCGAACAGTTGTTGCAGCGGGCCATCGACAAGGACGCCTCGGACGTTCACATAAAGTCAGATGGCCCGCCGTATTTTCGGATCGATGGCGATCTAATCCCGCGGAAGCGCGAATTGAGCGCGGTGGAAGTGCAGACGATCCTCGATCAAATCCTCACGCCGACGCAGAAAGACGTGCTCGAGCGGCAGGGCGAGGTCGACCTCGCCCTCGATCATCCCAAGCTCGGACGGTTCCGCGTCAACGTATTTCACCAGCGGGGCACGAACTCGATTGTGATGCGGCGCATCAAGAGCGTCATTCCCAGTTTTGAGGAACTGCACCTGCCGCCTGCGATCGAGCGCCTGACGCGCCTGCACCGTGGGCTCGTGCTGTTTACGGGCACGACGGGTAGCGGCAAGTCCACGTCGCTCGCGGCGATTATCGACTACATCAACGAACGGCGAAAGTGCCATGTCGTTACCATCGAGGACCCCATCGAATACACGCACCGCGACAAGCTTTCGGTCGTGAACCAGCGCGAGATTCACATCGACACGACGAGCTTTTCGACGGCGCTGCGCGCGGTGATGCGGCAGGATCCCGATGTGATTCTCGTGGGTGAAATGCGCGACCTCGATACGTTTCAGGCGGCGATTAGCGCGACGGAGACCGGACACCTCGTGTTCACGACGCTGCACACGACGAACGCCATGCAAACCGTCGACCGCATCGTTGATTTGTTTCCGACGAACCAGCAGGACCAGGTCCGCTCCCAGCTTTCGATGAACCTGAAGGCGATTGTGTGCCAGCGCTTGTTGCCGCGTGCGACGGGTGGAGGACGCGTGCCCGCGTGCGAGATCTTGTTCGTCAGTCCGGGTGTGCAGAAGCTAATCAAAGAAAACCGGCTGGACAAAATCCCCACGGCGATTCAGCAGGGCCGTGAAGACGGGAGTCAATCGTTCAATGACAGCCTGTTCGCGCTAATCAAGGCCAAACTGATCACGCTGGATTGCGCGATGGAAGTGTCCGACAACCCGGCACAGCTTAACCTCATGATGCAGGGCATCACCCTCGCGCACATGCGCGGCGGCATTCTCGGGGAAGTGTAG
- a CDS encoding FtsQ-type POTRA domain-containing protein: protein MARAAKARYPAQRMARRTNARSVRAAFFTAFMLALFSTAALGLYQYVNDSEYFRVTTIQVDGAHLLRAADIVAAAGVSNQDNILFISPSAIAERVDANPYIKSCEVTRTLPDLVRISIEERYPVATLLAHNRAYEIDREMTVLRRLPPQEPNTGPLISQVAEMGAVDPGVQLVQAPLRVAIQVWEAFAETAMANEVTVSEIAAAGVNEIRMYCNELPFEIRWGRDDVRQQARNLDVLWRQRGPELPCTEYLDLRFGQDLACK from the coding sequence ATGGCGCGCGCGGCAAAAGCACGGTATCCCGCACAACGGATGGCGCGGCGCACGAACGCGCGCAGCGTGCGCGCGGCATTTTTTACGGCGTTTATGCTCGCGCTGTTCAGCACAGCGGCGCTTGGCCTGTACCAGTACGTAAACGATTCGGAATACTTTCGCGTGACGACGATTCAAGTGGACGGCGCACACCTGTTGAGAGCGGCGGATATCGTCGCGGCAGCGGGCGTATCGAACCAGGACAACATCCTGTTCATCAGTCCTTCCGCGATTGCGGAGCGCGTTGACGCGAACCCGTACATCAAATCGTGCGAGGTCACGCGGACGCTTCCCGACCTGGTGCGCATTTCAATCGAAGAGCGCTATCCGGTCGCGACGCTGCTGGCGCACAACCGCGCATACGAGATCGACCGTGAGATGACGGTCCTGCGCCGATTGCCGCCGCAGGAGCCGAACACGGGCCCGCTCATTTCGCAGGTCGCGGAAATGGGCGCGGTTGATCCCGGCGTGCAACTGGTGCAGGCGCCGTTGCGCGTCGCGATTCAGGTTTGGGAAGCGTTCGCGGAGACAGCTATGGCGAACGAAGTGACTGTATCGGAAATCGCCGCGGCAGGCGTAAACGAAATCCGTATGTACTGCAACGAGTTGCCATTCGAGATACGCTGGGGCCGCGACGACGTGCGGCAGCAGGCGCGCAACCTCGATGTGTTGTGGCGTCAACGCGGCCCCGAATTGCCTTGTACCGAATATCTGGACCTGCGCTTCGGCCAGGACCTCGCATGTAAATAG
- a CDS encoding nitronate monooxygenase, translated as MGAAVSDWRLAKAVSSFGQLGVVSGTAIDLVLARRLQRGDYGGHCRRALEAFPFGETAERILNTYYVVGGISENQPFKSVPMHTYEGSRRAQELAVAANFVEVYLAREGHGNAVGINYLEKIQLPHLPSLYGAMLAGVDYVIMGAGIPLEIPGALDALSENRPASYPLRVTGAKHGEVFRLHFDPSALFEVPLPQLKRPNFLPIIASDTLAVMLTRKANGRIDGFVIEGPTAGGHNAPPRGALKLTDDGQPIYGERDIVNLETMRELGLPFWLAGSYGTAQRLQEAFNLGAAGIQVGTPFALCAESGLCTSVRRALMAKAVKGAASVFTDPCASPAGFPFKVAQLEDTLSDNEVYESRERLCDLGYLREAYRKDDGTVGFRCPGEPVHAYVKKGGKPEDAIGKKCLCNGLSADIGLGQYRGDGTYEQPLVTLGDDYINAARFCHNGSTDFSAADVLEKLLCTVRY; from the coding sequence ATGGGTGCCGCCGTTTCGGATTGGCGCTTAGCTAAAGCAGTATCGAGCTTCGGCCAACTTGGTGTCGTCTCCGGGACGGCGATAGATCTGGTGCTTGCACGCAGGTTACAGCGCGGCGATTACGGAGGACACTGCCGCAGGGCGCTCGAGGCTTTCCCGTTTGGTGAAACCGCCGAGCGGATACTCAACACGTACTACGTGGTCGGGGGCATATCGGAAAACCAGCCCTTCAAGTCCGTGCCAATGCACACCTACGAAGGATCGCGGCGCGCGCAGGAGCTAGCCGTCGCCGCAAATTTCGTCGAGGTCTACCTCGCGCGCGAAGGGCACGGCAACGCGGTCGGAATCAACTACCTCGAAAAAATCCAACTCCCCCATTTGCCGTCGCTCTATGGCGCCATGCTCGCCGGCGTGGATTACGTCATCATGGGCGCAGGCATCCCGCTGGAGATACCCGGCGCGCTCGATGCCCTGTCGGAGAACCGGCCGGCGTCGTACCCCTTGCGCGTCACGGGAGCGAAACACGGGGAAGTATTTCGCCTGCACTTCGATCCGAGCGCGCTGTTCGAGGTACCCCTCCCGCAGCTCAAACGTCCAAACTTCCTGCCCATCATCGCGTCGGACACGCTCGCCGTAATGTTGACGCGCAAGGCGAATGGGCGCATCGACGGCTTCGTCATCGAAGGCCCGACAGCCGGCGGCCACAACGCGCCACCACGCGGCGCGCTTAAACTCACGGACGACGGCCAGCCCATCTATGGCGAACGCGACATCGTCAATTTGGAGACGATGCGCGAATTGGGATTGCCGTTTTGGCTCGCGGGCTCCTATGGCACAGCGCAACGCCTTCAGGAAGCCTTCAATCTCGGCGCGGCGGGCATACAAGTCGGAACGCCATTCGCCTTGTGCGCCGAATCCGGCCTCTGCACCAGCGTGCGACGCGCGCTTATGGCGAAGGCCGTCAAGGGTGCTGCGAGCGTATTCACCGATCCCTGCGCCTCTCCCGCCGGATTTCCGTTCAAGGTCGCCCAGTTGGAAGACACGCTTTCCGACAACGAGGTATATGAATCGCGCGAACGGCTCTGTGATTTGGGATATCTGCGCGAAGCGTACCGCAAGGACGACGGCACCGTTGGCTTCCGCTGCCCCGGCGAACCGGTGCACGCTTACGTCAAGAAAGGTGGCAAGCCCGAGGACGCGATTGGAAAGAAATGCCTGTGCAACGGGCTTTCGGCCGACATCGGACTTGGCCAGTACCGCGGCGATGGCACATACGAGCAACCGCTGGTGACGCTCGGCGACGATTACATAAACGCCGCCCGCTTCTGCCACAATGGCTCCACGGACTTCTCCGCCGCGGACGTCCTCGAAAAACTACTCTGCACTGTGAGGTATTGA